The segment GTACAGCTGGTTCACCTAGGCTGCTCAACAAGACAATGTGTCCCTGTGAGAAGTGTGAGGCATTACTGTCACTTGTGAATTCCTGAAATGTGGGCTGCACCCATAAACAAGGGTCTGTTCAGAGCTTATACAGAGTTCGAGCCATCTTCCCCTCGCTGTGTTCATATCATGTCCTCCTACAACCTGATAGTGATGCTGAGGGAGCCTCAGTGACAGTCTGGGAAAGAACAAGGTAAacttaatattaaaaacatgtGTCCAGGTTAGTAAAataagtatatttaaaaaaaaaaaaaaaaaaaaaaaaaaaaagaaagcattcttCTACTGAAGGTTTCTTTCtccatctcagcattgtaatgACCACATGCTCAACAGTCCTGGCAATTGGACTCATGCCTCTGCTTCTGTATCTCTACTCGGGAGGACTCTATGAGGGTGATTTGAAGGGCAAGGTACCTTACAAAGGAATAATCACCTCCCTGACCCTGATGCTAATCCCTTGTGCCATCGGCATCATCTTGAATGAGAAGAAACCACAGTACACCAGCTTTGTCATCAAGGTAAGAAGTATCCTGTGCTAGTCACCTTTCAGCCAAGCACCTTGAGGAAGTTTACAAAAACAGAGtcacagaaaaattaatttctttaaagcaTGCCACAAAACAATGAAAGGGTTGAGGACAGTACTCAAGACATCCACTTCACTGCTTtagtcattaaaatattttcccagatAAAAGTCCTCCACCTTTACCAGACAAACAATAATTTGTAGGCATCTTCCTGTTTTGCTCTCCTTTGCTAGCTtcatttttaacttcttttgCTGCAAACAGCACTAATTAGCCTCATACGCACTGCCCCCGCCTATTGCTGCAGCCAACGCAGACCCCGGATagaataaacaaacacatttccCACTGTTctcagagctgcagcagagcacaaAGCACACATTACTAATTTGCTGTTTACATCGGTGAGGTAACTGTCCAGCTGAACCCACTAGACCTCTAAGCACATGCTTATGCCTGGAGCCATCTTCCTACCTCACTTGTACATTTAGCATTCAGACATCAGAAGGAGAATCTGGACAACCAGCTAGGCCATTGCCTAACTCAATAGCTTCAACAGCAGTACCCAGAGAGCTGCTAACAACTTTGTAAAGCTGGTTTTCTTAGTTTAGTTCACTAAGGCTTCATCACAGAGAAACTGGGACCAAGCACCACAAGATTTGGGCACCCTGACCTAACAAAGACCTCATAAAATGGCATTAGGAATCACTAACCTGTAAGAGAGATGGGAACCCAGGAAGCAGGCTAGGTGTAGGAGGAGCAGAGCTCTTTATAGGTCCCTTTagccagcacagggcagtgaTAACCAGGctgtttcaaaagaaacattGAAAGTCTAGCGCAAGAAGGTGACCTACACTGGCCCAGCTTCCCCTTAGTTCTTGTTCCTTTCCACTAACActgcttttccatttatttcctcTATAAAAGAGGAAGCAGTAGAGAGTTGCTTTAAAAATCACCTGGGGAGCTCCACACAAACTGGATTCCAAAGTGGAGACATAGGCACGAGGGTTGTATTCTGCCTCTCAGAATCCCCCAGGTACTTCTTCTGCTGAACACCAGCAAGACAGTCTGAAAATGCAGCCCCCACCTGCATTCCACATCCACCGCTGCGAGTAAAGAGGCTTCCTCCACACCTGCTTTGGGTAGCAGGCACATCACGCCAGACTCACAGCAGGACGTGGACAGAAATGCATAGCAATGCCTGAGAAACGTGGCAACTCATTATGTATATGTGCCAGAAAGGTACTTAGTTGTTTAAGGTCTCTTTAGGTAATGCCTGAAGATGGTGTCTTGTTGATTACTTATAACATTTATGTCCACAAAAGGCACATATGCACTGTGAATCTCTCACTATAAACCCACATATAATATAAACCCACAGTGGGGCACTGGGCACAGCCACTTCCAACAGCTGATGCAAATTTTGTTGGGGGTTTTTATCTTGTCCCTGTCTTTAACACTTATTTTAGACAGGGATGGTTGTGCTTCTGCTGTCATCTGTTGCAATAATTGTTCTATCTGTGGCCAACGTGGGAAGCAGCATCATGGTCGTCTTCTCACCATCCCTCCTCGGATCCTCTGCCTTGATGCCTTTTGTCGGATTCCTTCTGGGCTACGTTCTCTCTGCAGTCTTCAAGCTTAATGACCGGTATGTTCCCCTGCGCCTCCCTCCCCTCACTCTATGAGCAGAAGAAACAGAGAGGCTTGGTATGCAGAGCACTGGGGAAAGCACTGCCTTCAAAATGGATGCACTTTTGTGAAATAGGCAGGCTGCAGTTTCCCAAAATGTGTCCTAGGAGCATGAGCAGACACTGCAAGCTGGCCCCAAGCCATACTCCCACACCTTGcctaagaacaaaacaaacaaaacctttctctTCTCATCCCATCTAATTCAGGTAAGAAATCCTCTAGCCCTATTTTCTATTCACTTTTTGATTTCACAACTCGGACTCCTCTTTTTACCTTGGAAAcagatttcttttctgtggGAAACAGCGGAGTAGGACACAAGTCCTCCAAACACCACTAAAGACAAAGTCCAGATATATAGCATGTGTATCCATACAGTGCAAAGGGCAAAACCTCCTAGGGTTCTCAATATTGCTCCTGATAAAGCAGCTTTTAGCACAGGCAGCTGCATGAAACTGCAACAGCAAGGTGGGTGGAGTCTGTcttaaattgtttaaaatgatGAGATTTTGTCAAcgtttttcctcctccttcagctGCAGGCGGACAGTGTGCATGCCGAAATGGCTGCCAGAACGTCCAGCTGTGCTCTACCATCCTCAAGGTTGCCTTTGCCCCAGAAGTCATCGGCCCCCTGTActtcttccccctgctctaCTTGATGTTCCAGCTTGGAGAGGGCCTTCTGCTCATCCTGGCCTTCAGAATTCACGATGGAATAAAGAAACCCAAAGGCAAGTACAGCTTTGCCCCTCTATTTCCTACTCTTTCCAGCCCAAGCCATATATGTTTACCTATAACTGCCAGCCAATTGCTGCTTTCTAGGGACAGAATACAGTTGCCCTTTAACTCAGAGTTACCATAGATTACACACGAAGTagaaatcacattaaaaaaataaacaaaaagtagAGGTAATTGAAGACACTAGGAATTAGGGCTTCTCACATCAGCAgaatgtttcagaaataaacatACTATCTATACTACCAGTGCTCACAGGTTTTCAGAGTGCTATGCTTTTTGAcagaatgtaatttttttttggtttgttttgtttttcttctctcctatAAAAAACACCCAGCAACAACATTGCAGTTACATCACAACCTTTTTATAACCTGCCTGGGCTCACAACTACCTActctcacatttttctttagatGTGACAGAAGAGATCTGTGCAGCCGCGGACACAAATACTGCTGGAGAAATGAAACCAGTATCGAGACTCtggagaaacagcaggaaacCAGGAAAATGGCCCAGAGAGATTCTGCAGCAGTCGGTATCACAGCTCCCCAGAGCTCCACCTTCTGCAGCTGGTTTACAGGTTTCCAGCAGTTCCATGTAAAGCTTCAATCTGCCCCTTTTACATCAGAGGATGTGCCACAGAGCTATCTCCACCCTCACTTGCTTTCCAAAGACCATGCTTCTCAAACAGCTTCTCCTGAGATCCAAGAGATTGCTGCAGGTTAGTGTAACGTCCCTAATAAAGACCCAAAATGGGGTGTGGGAGTTTCCCAGTGTAGGAGCCAAGACCCGGCATGCAGCTGAATACCTCATGGGCTGCTGCTCACTCCTTTTCCATGAGCCCGAGCACCGTGCAGTGTGCTGCTGCTATTCATGCAGTGGACAACACAGAAATCCTGAAGGTGGCTATGCCGACTGCCTCCATGAGCAGAGCTCAGGTCCAGCAAAACGTACTGCTGAAAATAGGTGAGCCCTGAACACGCCCTGCTTTGCAGGAGTCCGTCAGCTAAGCAGAACAAACCTGCAGGACACTATTTAGCTATCTTTGTACTTCAAAGTTCAGCAGGAGGGATGACGGCCATTAAAACCTGTAATGTGCTAAAAATACATTGTAACATGAAATAAACCAGCTGAACCAAGAAtaaacaggatcaacccaggAACCTACACATAACAAATGCAAGGTCATTGTTGACCAGAAGTCAGTATAACCCTCTGCAGTGCAAAGCCTGACACCTCCCACTCCCAAAAACTGTCTAGTAATAATCTCGTTACCTACATTACCAATCTGAATCTCTCACCGCTTGCTCACAAGGCACTAAAGCTCATTCATGTCACCGTGTTCCAAGCTAACTAACAAGAAACCAgcaacagaaaggagaaaaggaaaagcggCCTGCACAGACACCACAAATCTACCCACAAGGACAGCAGtagctctgctctgtgcagacCCCTCCTCAAGTTTCCAAGGACCTGACCATAGGttccaaggattttttttcttaaaaggttTCACTGTGTTACTGGATTATCTTTGTAAAgcacttcaaaagaaaacatttttaaatcgTTAGATTCACTTTTAAAGCTCTCTTGTAGCATGGGTAAGGGTTTGAGAAACACAGGGATTGCAGGTTGCTGCCCTGGTAATGGGTGGGTGAACATACACAGGACCAGGAGGCAGAACTGCAGGGCACCACTGTTGCAGTAGTCTCAGATGCCAGCTTAAAattccctcttctttctctaGAATTAGGACTCAttgctataaaaatattttatccaaATCTGTGTCCTctcacatacatgcacacacacagatggAAGTTTAGTGACTGCATCCATCTTTAACTTTCCACACTTACtctctgaaagcaaaaatcTGAATGATTCACCCATTCCAATTTTTGCTATGAACTCACTCTCTCTCACAGCAGGCTTCTTACTACCAAGCTTCTTACTGCAGAACATGAAGTCCCCAAAAAGATGCAGATACCTACAGGCACAGTGTGACGCATTCTGAAAGGAAGTTCTCCCCCACACCCAAAATGGTCAGCAACAGCTTTTTCTAGATGGGTCTACGCGAGGCGCAGTCACAAACACTTCCCCAGCAGTAACACACCAGAAGCAGAGACGTGTTTCTTTATACTTTATTTGAGCTATTTAGTTCTTAAGTATCAAGAATTAGGGTGCTTTATAGAATACTATTACCACAGGGCAGTGAAATGGGCATTTTCTTACTGTAGTGCAAGTCATattaaatgaaaagcttttaaaataaagttttattacCAATATTGACCAGCACTTAATCTGCTGGCCTCTAGCTGAAACAATGGTTCTAACGCATGAAAAAAATACGCTCTGGAATAAAGCTTTATGTACAGCACATGTAGAGCTCTTAGATGCCTAAAGCTGTTAGTTTAATTTGAGATATTAAACTAATATTCTGAATTGCTATTCACAGTTGAATATACTGGGAATTTAGTGTTTAGGTTACTCTTTTTGGAGTACAAAAAAATTTAAAGTGGTCTGCTTTAGTTATAAAGAGCTCTGTCAATATACACAAACTATACACTTCAGACATTCACAAAAAATGTGAGCAAGAAAAGGGTTatcaaaaaacatttaataCAATTAGTCAATAACCCTCCCCACCATGGTCCACATCTACAAAGATcccccatccctcctcccttctttcccttccctcccctccccacccgaACCCTTCCCCGCAGAAAGTCACATACTTACCACAACTTTTAGCAAGTATGGTTTAAAAAAGGGCCCCCAGGGCAAGTTACTTATAGTTCAGTTGCCACTGTCAGCAGATCTGGACCTCGACCTAGACCTCTGCCGATCCACGGATGCTGGGGATTTAGACCTACTGGAAGAGCCACGTTTCTGGCTCTTCTCTGGCATTGGAGATCTACTAATTGATCGAGACTTGCTACGGCTCCTACTCCTTGACCTGCTGTAAGACTTGCGGCTTCGGGAACGGGAACGGCTACGAGACCTGGATGAGCTTCTGCTACGGGACCGTGACCTGCTTCTGGACCTACTGAGGAAGCAATGAGCATCGGTGTCAGCAGCGGAGCATCACAGGCCACTACAGCAACCGTGCAGTttgcctggctgctgccttcAAGGCTTTCTCAATCCATAATCGATCATTAATTAACAGATATCCATACCTGTGCCTTTTGCTGCCTTCGATTAGTTTGATTTTCCTTCCATTAATTTCTTTACCAGAAAGCTTTTCAATAGCATTCTTTAAGTCACTGTAAGAGGCGAATTCAACCACCCtatagaaatgaaaaaggaaaaaaaaaaaagccaaaacaccTCACTATTAGAAGTTGTATTTTTGAtgctaaaagaggaaaatacaatgtaaaaaaaaaaaaaagctcaaaaccCCCACACTGCTTGGTGTGTAGTAACACCATGACAAACGCAAGCATGCACTAAAGAATTCCCCTCCCCAAATACCACAGACTGGAAGTTCAAAGGGTAGCTAAATCAAGCCACGAACAGCTGCTTAGTGCGGTTTGTAGCCAGCTTCCCTCCCCAGATAGCTACACAATATAGACGAGTATTAGCCTACAGCTCGCAAGAGAACTTTAGAGGCTTACCCTTCATTTAACTTAGGTCTGTGTGCATCTGCAAAGGTAACTTCCCCAGCTTGTCTCATGAAGTCTTTGAGATCCTAACACAAGACCAGTAATGTTATGcaaagaagtggaaataaatacttatgtatataaaaatagtttttcctgattttttttttgttttttaaagagcaaagaaaagaaacttacGACTACTGAAAGAGAAGATGTTAGATAAATTACAAACATGGCAACTGCCATACTTGTATTCTATCAAAACTGAATTATCTATATCAGGGCacgaaataaatgaaaaaagcatATTGCTTTAAGCAAAATGCTAATAAAAGCGTCTTAACattaaggaaaattaaattagtcTATGGAGATTATATAGAttagaaagagagacagagagatctaaaaaaatacatctgtatatttatatataaatactggACTGAGTGCAAAATACTACCCAtatatttttgaattatttccGTTTCCATTTATATTATGAGTCTTATATGCATACAGAATTACATTTACATAACACCATTATTTTGTGCCCCAtatgtcattaaaaatatagtttaCTTTACCTTTATTAACATTTCCCTAGGCTAGCCAAGCAGCAAACTGCATTAAGCGACCGGAGATACCGTCATGATTTATGCCCGACTGGCTCTTCGCCACCCACTTGTCGAACACTACCCAGTCGATGGAAGCCATTAATCGCACCGCCCTCCCTATTAGGAGACTACTGACGGATCCAGACATTCGCTATGCTTGATGTTACCAAGGACCACTTTACTGCGATCAGGATTCCAACGACCACCTAATTTCGTATCTTTCAACTCTTTTCGACCAGGAACTCTTATTCGGAAGCGTTACAGGAGGAACAGCTCTCAACTTAGGAATCAGATCTCGTTAACGCTCTGGGACCGCTGCAATGTGGCACTTTAAGGAGTGCATCGATTACGTCTAGACCGGCAAACACAGATCTAGAGGTGGCCAAGTGACATTGTAGGAGCTGACTGGAAAGTCAACCAGGCCCAACCAAGAGTGACCAAGACAGAACGATTAGGATAACCCACAGGCACTCCTCGTCATAAGGCCAACGACACAGATAGGCTGGCAAATAAAGGGTTTAAtatgtggttaaaatggatttagaaaacaagaaaataaataaatatatttcctcaaatatatacatttattattataaattaaaattaactagctttcattcaaaatatttaaattacattatttaaaattacatcaattacataaacattttaataaaatagatTTACTTTTAATtgattattttacaaaataattacattacaTACCCATTAAATGAAGTCAAAATAGTTAATCGTGTTTTAACAAACCTGCCAGCTGACTCGGGATGACAGATTTTCTACTATGAGCCGGTTCTCTGTTCTTACAGGTGGGGCACTTCTGCTGggaaatgaaaattaagtattaattatttattaacttAAGTATAATCGCATTCTAATGCTAACCAGGACTGTATCAATAATCCATTGTCAACTTATCACTGTTGTGACTACGTAATGCCGCAAGTAATCAAGAACAAGTGTCAATTACCTCGGGGGTACAAAAACATAAAGATGATGATTGTATCTAATTTTTTTGATTCTCGCAATCCTACTGCCACATTGGATTGACTAGAAAATCAAACAGCACCTTTTGCTATCTCAGCGTACCTCACGTTTTGGGATGAGATGGGCTTGGGGTTATTTATTAAAGCCCCGTCAGTTCACGGCTATACGTACCTCCTGTCACTACGGGGACGGCGGCTGCTAAAGCGGTCAGAGTACCTCCCTCTGCCTCTGCCACCCCTAGAGCGTGCTCTCGCATGCTCAATTGTAaccctgcagagaaaaaaaaaataaggggaaaGCATGcatctttaaacattttttcatgatTATTGAGGGGAAAAAGCTACGGCAGGATTTGAGCAGTGTTGATAATAAGATGTAAATGGAAATCGATGCATGTTTTTCATGTTGGGGTACCAGGGGCGATGCGGCAGCTCACCTCTCGCTGCAAAGCTCCTTCCCATCCAGTTCATAGACAGCATCGTCCGCATCCCTGGGATCCTCGAACTCCTGCGAGCCCAGACAGAAGGCACAGCGTTACACACCGCAATGCCCGCAGCCCCGCGGCCCCCTCCCGCCAGGCGCACTCACCACGAAGCCGAAGCCCCTCTTGAGGTCGATGTCGCGGATGCGGCCGTACCCTTTGAAGAAGCGCTCCACGTCCTTCTCCCTGGCGGCGGGGTTCAGCCTCCCGATGAAGACGCGGCAGCCGCTCATGGCTGGGGGCGCGGAGCAACCTGCGGGGGGCCCGGTGGTCCCCTCAGCACCGTCCCCTCAGCGCCGTGCCGGTGACTCAGcacgcgcccccccccccagcccgcccCCTGCCGCAGTCCGCAGCAGCCCGGGCTCGCCCCCGCGGCGGCCCAATCGCAGCCCGCCAGCTGGagcccgccccggcccccgccaACCAGAACGCGCCGCTCCCCCCCTCGGTCCCGCCCACttcccgcccggccccgccccccgagGCGCAGGGGCAGCCGAGCCGCCGCCATCGCTGCCTCCgccacaaaatggcggcgcGGGCCGCGCCCTGCGCGCAGCGCCCGCCGCGGAGGCTGCACGcggggcaccggcaccggcccGCCGCGACCCCGTGCGCCGCCAACACCCCTTAGCTAAGGGAACCGCTCgctcctccgcccccccccctgcaCCACAAGGACATAGCCCCGGGCCGCCGATCCCGTCACCAACCTGGGCTGCGGGTCCCGTTGCGTTCCGGGCCGTGCCGTGCGGGGCGGAGGGGCCGGTGCGGTGCTGGCGGGCGGCTCCTGCTCCCTGCGCGGCGCCTCGCTCCCGActgccgcccgccccgccccgccccgccaaccgggggcggccccgcgccgcggccccgccccgccccgcgcgccCATTGGTGGAGCCGGCCctggccccgcccctccccgcccctccccgcgGTGATGGCGGAGGGGAGGCGGTGCCCGGCCGCCATCTTGGGGAGTGAGGGGACTGAGGGGGGCTGCTCTGCCACAGGGTGGTCAACGTGTCTTGGTGGTGCTCACACCCCTCACGGGTCCTCACGCGTGTCTCTCCCAGCCAAACATAATTAATAAACTGTTAAttgctgctcagctgcagtATTCAGCCAGCCCCAGAGCCGCCTTATGTTTACACACATCTGCACCCCATCGCTCAGCCCTCAGCGGGGACGAGCCTGGCGTCATGGCCGGGGCTGTGCCTCAGTGACACGCACCCGAGCCACAAACCCCCACACCTCCTCCTCGCCATGGCATGGTCTGCCGCTGCATCAGGCAATCAGGCGGACCCACCCGGCATCAGATCGCAGCCCATCAGAGCTGTAATCCTGAACAGGCATCACATGCCATCGTATTTATACACATCATCTAATACATGCAATCAGGTTTAGGTTAGCTTCGTGTTTTCATGGTGAATTTATGCCAGCTGCAGAAGGACAGGGTGACCAACCCCTGGTCCAATACGAAGCTTGcaggaacaaagaaaaaccccaaaaattCTTGGGTTAACGTTTGAATGATCAGAACAAGTTTACACCAGACCAGTGTGTTTAGTTTTACACGCTGAATGTGATACTGAGGAAATGCCACAACCCTTTGAGAGCAAGATGCAGGCCACTACAAAAGCATCCTACTGTGTCAAAGCTATCTGTAAACCTTCAGGGGGTaacaggagagctgctgcaggattGTGTCCTTCCTCGGCTAGCCCACAGACCTTTCCTGAAAGCCACCCGAGCCCCTAAGCCAACATTTGATGTACCCCAAAATGCAACCACTGCACCCATGACCACAGTCTGCCATTAACTTTCCAAGCTCAAATCACAACACATCTTTG is part of the Anas platyrhynchos isolate ZD024472 breed Pekin duck chromosome 5, IASCAAS_PekinDuck_T2T, whole genome shotgun sequence genome and harbors:
- the SRSF5 gene encoding serine/arginine-rich splicing factor 5 isoform X2 — protein: MSGCRVFIGRLNPAAREKDVERFFKGYGRIRDIDLKRGFGFVEFEDPRDADDAVYELDGKELCSERVTIEHARARSRGGRGRGRYSDRFSSRRPRSDRRSAPPVRTENRLIVENLSSRVSWQDLKDFMRQAGEVTFADAHRPKLNEGVVEFASYSDLKNAIEKLSGKEINGRKIKLIEGSKRHSRSRSRSRSRSRSSSRSRSRSRSRSRKSYSRSRSRSRSKSRSISRSPMPEKSQKRGSSSRSKSPASVDRQRSRSRSRSADSGN
- the SRSF5 gene encoding serine/arginine-rich splicing factor 5 isoform X1, which encodes MSGCRVFIGRLNPAAREKDVERFFKGYGRIRDIDLKRGFGFVEFEDPRDADDAVYELDGKELCSERVTIEHARARSRGGRGRGRYSDRFSSRRPRSDRSRSAPPVRTENRLIVENLSSRVSWQDLKDFMRQAGEVTFADAHRPKLNEGVVEFASYSDLKNAIEKLSGKEINGRKIKLIEGSKRHSRSRSRSRSRSRSSSRSRSRSRSRSRKSYSRSRSRSRSKSRSISRSPMPEKSQKRGSSSRSKSPASVDRQRSRSRSRSADSGN
- the SRSF5 gene encoding serine/arginine-rich splicing factor 5 isoform X5, with product MSGCRVFIGRLNPAAREKDVERFFKGYGRIRDIDLKRGFGFVEFEDPRDADDAVYELDGKELCSERVTIEHARARSRGGRGRGRYSDRFSSRRPRSDRRSAPPVRTENRLIVENLSSRVSWQPICVVGLMTRSACGLS
- the SRSF5 gene encoding serine/arginine-rich splicing factor 5 isoform X4, with translation MSGCRVFIGRLNPAAREKDVERFFKGYGRIRDIDLKRGFGFVEFEDPRDADDAVYELDGKELCSERVTIEHARARSRGGRGRGRYSDRFSSRRPRSDRRSAPPVRTENRLIVENLSSRVSWQDLKDFMRQAGEVTFADAHRPKLNEGVVEFASYSDLKNAIEKLSGKEINGRKIKLIEGSKRHRSRSRSRSRSRSSSRSRSRSRSRSRKSYSRSRSRSRSKSRSISRSPMPEKSQKRGSSSRSKSPASVDRQRSRSRSRSADSGN
- the SRSF5 gene encoding serine/arginine-rich splicing factor 5 isoform X3 encodes the protein MSGCRVFIGRLNPAAREKDVERFFKGYGRIRDIDLKRGFGFVEFEDPRDADDAVYELDGKELCSERVTIEHARARSRGGRGRGRYSDRFSSRRPRSDRSRSAPPVRTENRLIVENLSSRVSWQDLKDFMRQAGEVTFADAHRPKLNEGVVEFASYSDLKNAIEKLSGKEINGRKIKLIEGSKRHRSRSRSRSRSRSSSRSRSRSRSRSRKSYSRSRSRSRSKSRSISRSPMPEKSQKRGSSSRSKSPASVDRQRSRSRSRSADSGN
- the SLC10A1 gene encoding LOW QUALITY PROTEIN: hepatic sodium/bile acid cotransporter (The sequence of the model RefSeq protein was modified relative to this genomic sequence to represent the inferred CDS: deleted 1 base in 1 codon), which encodes MNKSRGASESPELWSPGCTQSTSLTSTAPAFAFGHEATDTALNAILIVVLFVIMVSLGCTMEIAKITAHLRNPKGVAVAVMSQYGVMPLTAFVLGKLFQLGPTESLAILICGCCPGGNLSNIFSLALKGDMNLSIVMTTCSTVLAIGLMPLLLYLYSGGLYEGDLKGKVPYKGIITSLTLMLIPCAIGIILNEKKPQYTSFVIKTGMVVLLLSSVAIIVLSVANVGSSIMVVFSPSLLGSSALMPFVGFLLGYVLSAVFKLNDRCRRTVCMRNGCQNVQLCSTILKVAFAPEVIGPLYFFPLLYLMFQLGEGLLLILAFRIHDGIKKPKGKCDRRDLCSRGHKYCWRNETSIETLEKQQETRKMAQRDSAAVGITAPQSSTFCSWFTGFQQFHVKLQSAPFTSEDVPQSYLHPHLLSKDHASQTASPEIQEIAAG